A single region of the Pelecanus crispus isolate bPelCri1 chromosome 10, bPelCri1.pri, whole genome shotgun sequence genome encodes:
- the ZSWIM8 gene encoding zinc finger SWIM domain-containing protein 8 isoform X1 yields the protein MELMFAEWEDGERFSFEDSDRFEEDSLCSFISEAESLCQNWRGWRKQSAGPNSPTVKMKDGLVIPLVELSAKQVAFHIPFEVVEKVYPPVPEQLQLRIAFWSFPENEEDIRLYSCLANGSADEFQRGEQLFRVRAVKDPLQIGFHLSATVVPPQMVPPKGAYNVAVMFDRCRITSCSCTCGAGAKWCAHVVALCLFRIHNASAVCLRAPVSESLSRLQRDQLQKFAQYLISELPQQILPTAQRLLDELLSSQSTAINTVCGAPDPTAGPSASDQSTWYLDESTLSDNIKKTLHKFCGPSPVVFSDVNSMYLSSTEPPAAAEWACLLRPLRGREPEGIWNLLSIVREMFKRRDSNAAPLLEILTDQCLNYEQITGWWYSVRTSASHSSASGHTGRSNGQSEVAAHACASMCDEMVVLWRLAVLDPTISPQRRRDLCSQLRQWQLKVIDNVKRGQHKKSLEKLFQGFKPAVEACYFNWEEAYPIPGITYSSTDKKNSFCWVKAIQQRSCRLQCAETACEAGRTHGQEPGGPCLQPGDRLRPSPQEPAVRPKELTGKRKVVSETPQRVLRRLSAEGDKAVYKTAVGKAKLPVSKGLTSKHSGKRRMSSEDSSLEPDLAEMSLDDSSLALGAEASNTFSFTESPLSRSYRDTFEEDGGVYFSEGPEPSVRSSSMAKKSPKDPVGEMGSGDDDLPSADENSGGVSLKPEEVGENGAAGGGDDGEEEDDYQVYYLNPQEVAKEDDEKAEGGNEEEQDIFAGIKPLEQENRMEILFACAEALYAHGYSNEACRLTVELARDLLANPPDLKVEQPPTKGKKNKVSTSKQTWMATNTLSKAAFLLTVLSERLEYHNLAFRIGMFALELQRPPASTKALEVKLAYQESEIVALLKKIPLGTNEMNTIRGRAEELREGTLCDYRPVLPLMLASFIFDVLCTPVVSPTGSRPPSRNWNNEMPGDEELGFEAAVAALGMKTTVSEAEHPLLCEGTRREKGDLALALMITYKDDQSKLKKILDKLLDRESQTHKPQTLSSFYSSSKPTVANQKSPSKHAAQSTAAIQQLPGTSVTQQAAVSTAVQSSPENFVEKSAQESSQRSPCEPAVESTVLKQEGKVPSRLALGNRGGYNGRCWGSPVRQKKKHTGMASIDSSAPETTSDSSPTLSRRPLRGGWATTSWGRGQDSDSISSSSSDSLGSSSSSGSRRASGGARAKTVEVGRYKGRRLESHAPHVPNQPSEAAAHFYFELAKTVLIKAGGNSSTSIFTHPSSSGGHQGPHRNLHLCAFEIGLYALGLHNFVSPNWLSRTYSSHVSWITGQAMEIGSAALNILVECWDGHLTPPEVASLADRASRARDSNMVRAAAELALSCLPHAHALNPNEIQRALVQCKEQDNLMLEKACMAVEEAAKGGGVYPEVLFEVAHQWYWLYEQTVGGTPAQREGATGCSASGARAASEAARGLTDNRVTSEPTTVTVAAAVTAAATVMPVISVGSTMYQQHTMAGPAMAHTHTQGLHPYTTLQTHIPCNPQYIGHTIQHMPRPAVFPVPGSAYPQGVHPAFIGAQYPYSVTTPSLAATAVSFPGVPVPSMTQIAVHPYHSETGLSLSSNVAIGSVHAGSTFPAIQGASLTTLSSQPNSLVTGGFPAEDEQHSQPVSPQGLHYLHSAYRVGMLALEMLGRRAHNDHPNNFSRSPPYTEDVKWLLGLAAKLGVNYVHQFCVGAAKGVLSPFVLQEIIMEALQRLNPAHVHNHLRTPAFHQLVQRCQQAYLQYIHHRLIHLTPADYDDFVNAIRSARSAFCLTPMGMMQFNDILQNLKRSKQTKELWQRVSLEMTTFSP from the exons GTTTCCATCTGAGTGCCACTGTGGTACCCCCACAGATGGTGCCACCCAAAGGTGCATACAACGTGGCGGTGATGTTTGATCGATGCAGGATCACATCGTGCAGCTGTACCTGCGGAGCTGGGGCCAAGTGGTGTGCTCACGTCGTGGCGCTCTGCCTCTTCCGGATACACAAT gcaTCTGCGGTATGCTTACGAGCACCTGTTTCTGAGTCCTTGTCTCGGCTGCAAAGAGACCAATTGCAAAAATTTGCTCAGTACCTAATCAGTGAACTTCCACAACAG ATTCTTCCAACTGCTCAGCGCTTGCTGGATGAGCTGCTATCCTCTCAGTCTACTGCCATCAACACAGTGTGTGGAGCCCCAG ATCCCACTGCTGGACCCTCTGCATCAGATCAAAGCACCTGGTACTTAGATGAATCTACTCTGAGTGACAACATAAAGAAAACCCTTCATAAATTCTGTGGACCCTCTCCTGTTGTTTTCAG TGACGTGAATTCAATGTATCTCTCTTCCACGGagccaccagctgctgctgagtggGCCTGTCTCCTGCGTCCCCTGCGAGGAAGAGAGCCTGAAGGAATCTGGAACCTGCTTTCCATTGTGCGGGAGATGTTCAAGAGGCGGGATAGCAATGCAGCTCCTTTGCTGGAGATTCTGACTGACCAGTGTCTCAACTATGAGCAG ATAACCGGGTGGTGGTACAGTGTGCGAACATCTGCATCACACAGCAGTGCTAGTGGGCACACAGGACGCAGCAATGGCCAGTCAGAAGTAGCTGCTCATGCCTGTGCAAGTATGTGTGATGAGATGGTGGTTCTTTGGAGGCTGGCTGTCCTTGACCCGACTATTAGTCCACAGAG GCGCAGGGACCTTTGCTCACAGCTCAGGCAGTGGCAGCTGAAAGTCATAGATAATGTTAAGAGGGGTCAGCACAAGAAGTCACTGGAGAAGCTCTTCCAGGGTTTCAAGCCAGCTGTGGAAGCCTGTTACTTCAACTGGGAGGAAGCTTATCCCATTCCAGGGATCACATATAGCAGCACTGACAAGAAGAACTCATTCTGTTGGGTAAAGGCCAtccagcagaggagctgccgGTTGCAGTGTGCAGAAACTGCCTGTGAGGCTGGTAGAACCCATGGACAGGAGCCTGGGGGACCATGTCTGCAACCTGGGGACAGGCTGCGTCCCTCTCCCCAGGAGCCAGCAGTTCGTCCGAAGGAACTTACTGGAAAGCGGAAAGTTGTCTCTGAAACGCCGCAGAGGGTTCTGAGACGACTTTCAGCAGAAGGTGATAAAGCTGTGTATAAGACTGCAGTGGGCAAAGCGAAGTTGCCAGTGAGCAAAGGCTTGACCAGTAAACATAGTGGGAAACGCCGCATGAGCAGTGAAGACAGCTCTCTGGAGCCGGACTTGGCAGAGATGAGCCTGGATGACAGCAGCTTGGCTCTGGGGGCAGAAGCCAGCAACACGTTTAGTTTTACAGAAAGCCCACTGAGCAGGAGCTACAGGGACACCTTTGAGGAGGATGGTGGGGTGTACTTCTCTGAGGGACCTGAGCCCAGTGTCAGGAGCAGTTCCATGGCCAAGAAATCGCCCAAGGATCCTGTTGGAGAAATGGGTAGTGGTGATGACGACCTGCCTTCCGCAGATGAGAACAGTGGTGGTGTGAGCCTGAAGCCGGAAGAAGTGGGAGAGAATGGTGCAGCAGGGGGAGGGGAtgatggagaagaggaagatgatTACCAGGTATACTATCTGAATCCACAAGAGGTAGCCAAGGAAGATGATGAGAAAGCTGAAGGGGGAAATGAAGAGGAGCAGGATATATTTGCTGGTATAAAGCCTCTGGAGCAGGAGAACCGGATGGAG ATCCTGTTTGCCTGTGCAGAGGCCCTGTATGCACATGGATACAGTAATGAAGCTTGCCGCTTAACCGTAGAGCTCGCCAGGGACCTACTGGCCAACCCTCCAGATCTCAAAGTGGAGCAGCCACCAACTAAG GGCAAAAAGAACAAGGTATCAACCAGCAAGCAGACTTGGATGGCAACCAACACCTTGTCTaaagctgctttcctgctgACTGTGTTGAGTGAGCGGCTAGAGTACCACAACCTGGCCTTCCGAATAGGAATGTTTGctctggagctgcagagacCACCTGCCTCTACAAAGGCTCTGGAG GTGAAGCTGGCATATCAGGAGTCTGAGATTGTAGCCCTCTTGAAGAAGATTCCTTTGGGCACTAATGAGATGAACACTATTCGAGGAAGAGCTGAAGAACTGAGAGAAGGGACATTATGTGATTACCGTCCTGTCCTGCCGCTGATGTTGGCTAGCTTTATATTTGACGTCCTGTGCACTCCAG TGGTTTCTCCTACAGGCTCTAGACCCCCAAGCCGTAATTGGAATAATGAAATGCCTGGAGACGAAGAGCTTGGTTTTGAggcagctgttgctgctcttg GCATGAAAACAACTGTCAGTGAAGCAGAACATCCTCTGTTGTGTGAAGGCACCCGAAGGGAGAAAGGGGATCTGGCACTAGCCCTGATGATTACTTACAAGGATGATCAGTCTAAGCTGAAGAAG ATTTTAGACAAACTCCTAGACAGAGAGAGTCAAACTCACAAACCACAGACTCTGAGTTCGTTCTACTCATCCAGCAAGCCTACAGTAGCAAATCAAAAATCTCCTTCCAAACACGCTGCCCAGTCCACTGCAGCAATCCAGCAGCTTCCAGGGACTTCTGTCACTCAGCAAGCTGCTGTAAGCACTGCAGTCCAGAGCAGTCCTGAGAACTTCGTGGAGAAGAGTGCACAGG AGAGCTCTCAGAGGTCCCCCTGTGAGCCAGCTGTGGAGTCCACTGTCTTGAAACAAGAGGGAAAGGTCCCCAGTCGTCTGGCCCTTGGAAACCGAGGTGGATACAATGGGAGATGCTGGGGTTCACCTGTcaggcagaagaagaaacacacaG GTATGGCTAGTATTGACAGCAGTGCTCCTGAAACCACCTCTGACAGTTCTCCAACACTCAGTCGGCGTCCGCTACGTGGGGGATGGGCAACAACATCCTGGGGCAGAGGACAGGACAGTGACAGCATCAGCAGTTCTTCAAGCGATTCGCTGGGATCTTCCTCTTCCAGTGGCAGTAGGAGAGCTAGTGGGGGAGCCCGTGCAAAGACTGTGGAAGTTGGCAG ATATAAAGGGAGGCGGTTGGAGAGCCATGCTCCTCATGTCCCAAACCAGCCCTCAGAAGCAGCTGCTCACTTCTACTTTGAACTGGCCAAGACAGTCCTTATCAAAGCAGGTGGAAACAGCAGTACCTCCATCTTCACCCACCCTTCCTCCAGTGGTGGGCACCAGGGACCACACCGCAACCTTCACCTCTGCGCCTTCGAGATTGGGCTGTATGCACTAGGGCTGCACAACTTTGTGTCTCCCAACTGGCTCTCTCGAACTTACTCCTCCCATGTCTCTTGGATCACAG GGCAGGCCATGGAGATTGGTAGCGCAGCCTTGAACATCTTGGTGGAGTGTTGGGATGGACATCTGACTCCCCCGGAGGTGGCATCGTTGGCAGACAGAGCTTCACGGGCCAGAGACTCCAACATGGTGCGGGCTGCTGCTGAACTGGCACTCAGCTGCCTGCCCCATGCCCATGCCCTGAACCCAAATGAGATCCAGAGGGCTCTGGTGCAGTGTAAGGAACAG GACAATCTGATGCTGGAAAAGGCCTGTATGGCAGTAGAAGAGGCAGCCAaaggaggtggtgtgtacccAGAAGTCCTCTTTGAAGTAGCTCACCAGTGGTACTGGCTTTATGAACAGACTGTTGGTGGGACCCCAGCGCAGAGAGAAGGTGCCACTGGCTGCAGTGCCAGTGGTGCGCGGGCTGCCTCTGAAGCAGCACGTGGGTTGACAGACAACCGGGTGACCTCTGAGCCGACCACTGTTACAGTGGCAGCTGCGGTAACGGCAGCAGCAACAGTCATGCCGGTGATCTCTGTGGGGTCGACTATGTATCAGCAGCATACAATGGCAGGGCCGGCAATggcacatacacacacgcaaGGCCTCCACCCTTACACCACCCTTCAGACTCACATCCCCTGTAATCCCCAGTATATTGGACACACTATCCAGCACATGCCGCGCCCAGCTGTCTTCCCGGTGCCTGGCTCAGCGTACCCGCAG ggtGTCCATCCAGCATTCATAGGAGCACAGTACCCTTATTCGGTAACAACACCATCATTGGCAGCTACGGCAGTGTCATTCCCTGGTGTGCCGGTCCCATCCATGACACAGATTGCGGTGCATCCCTATCACAGTGAGACAGGACTGTCGCTGTCTTCCAATGTAGCGA TAGGAAGTGTCCATGCAGGATCAACGTTCCCAGCGATTCAGGGGGCTTCCTTGACAACTCTGTCCTCACAGCCCAACTCCCTTGTTACAGGGGGTTTTCCTGCCGAGGATGAGCAGCACAGTCAGCCTGTGAGCCCCCAGGGTCTGCACTACCTCCACTCCGCATACCGAGTTG GGATGCTGGCTCTGGAGATGCTTGGCCGAAGAGCTCACAACGACCATCCCAACAACTTCTCCCGCAGCCCACCCTACACAGAGGATGTAAAATGGCTCCTTGGGTTAGCTGCAAAGTTAG GTGTAAACTACGTGCATCAGTTTTGTGTTGGTGCAGCCAAGGGTGTGCTGAGCCCTTTTGTGCTCCAGGAGATCATCATGGAAGCTCTGCAGAGGCTCAACCCTGCCCATGTGCACAACCACCTGCGCACCCCAGCCTTCCACCAGCTGGTGCAGAGGTGCCAGCAGGCCTACTTGCAG TACATCCATCATCGGCTGATCCATCTCACTCCAGCTGACTACGATGACTTTGTGAATGCCATCCGCAGCGCCAGAAGCGCCTTCTGCCTGACTCCCATGGGCATGATGCAGTTTAATGATATTCTCCAGAACCTAAAGCGCAGCAAGCAGACAAAGGAGCTGTGGCAAAGGGTCTCTCTGGAAATGACCACCTTCTCGCCGTGA
- the ZSWIM8 gene encoding zinc finger SWIM domain-containing protein 8 isoform X2 — MELMFAEWEDGERFSFEDSDRFEEDSLCSFISEAESLCQNWRGWRKQSAGPNSPTVKMKDGLVIPLVELSAKQVAFHIPFEVVEKVYPPVPEQLQLRIAFWSFPENEEDIRLYSCLANGSADEFQRGEQLFRVRAVKDPLQIGFHLSATVVPPQMVPPKGAYNVAVMFDRCRITSCSCTCGAGAKWCAHVVALCLFRIHNASAVCLRAPVSESLSRLQRDQLQKFAQYLISELPQQILPTAQRLLDELLSSQSTAINTVCGAPDPTAGPSASDQSTWYLDESTLSDNIKKTLHKFCGPSPVVFSDVNSMYLSSTEPPAAAEWACLLRPLRGREPEGIWNLLSIVREMFKRRDSNAAPLLEILTDQCLNYEQITGWWYSVRTSASHSSASGHTGRSNGQSEVAAHACASMCDEMVVLWRLAVLDPTISPQRRRDLCSQLRQWQLKVIDNVKRGQHKKSLEKLFQGFKPAVEACYFNWEEAYPIPGITYSSTDKKNSFCWVKAIQQRSCRLQCAETACEAGRTHGQEPGGPCLQPGDRLRPSPQEPAVRPKELTGKRKVVSETPQRVLRRLSAEGDKAVYKTAVGKAKLPVSKGLTSKHSGKRRMSSEDSSLEPDLAEMSLDDSSLALGAEASNTFSFTESPLSRSYRDTFEEDGGVYFSEGPEPSVRSSSMAKKSPKDPVGEMGSGDDDLPSADENSGGVSLKPEEVGENGAAGGGDDGEEEDDYQVYYLNPQEVAKEDDEKAEGGNEEEQDIFAGIKPLEQENRMEILFACAEALYAHGYSNEACRLTVELARDLLANPPDLKVEQPPTKGKKNKVSTSKQTWMATNTLSKAAFLLTVLSERLEYHNLAFRIGMFALELQRPPASTKALEVKLAYQESEIVALLKKIPLGTNEMNTIRGRAEELREGTLCDYRPVLPLMLASFIFDVLCTPVVSPTGSRPPSRNWNNEMPGDEELGFEAAVAALGMKTTVSEAEHPLLCEGTRREKGDLALALMITYKDDQSKLKKILDKLLDRESQTHKPQTLSSFYSSSKPTVANQKSPSKHAAQSTAAIQQLPGTSVTQQAAVSTAVQSSPENFVEKSAQESSQRSPCEPAVESTVLKQEGKVPSRLALGNRGGYNGRCWGSPVRQKKKHTGMASIDSSAPETTSDSSPTLSRRPLRGGWATTSWGRGQDSDSISSSSSDSLGSSSSSGSRRASGGARAKTVEVGRYKGRRLESHAPHVPNQPSEAAAHFYFELAKTVLIKAGGNSSTSIFTHPSSSGGHQGPHRNLHLCAFEIGLYALGLHNFVSPNWLSRTYSSHVSWITGQAMEIGSAALNILVECWDGHLTPPEVASLADRASRARDSNMVRAAAELALSCLPHAHALNPNEIQRALVQCKEQDNLMLEKACMAVEEAAKGGGVYPEVLFEVAHQWYWLYEQTVGGTPAQREGATGCSASGARAASEAARGLTDNRVTSEPTTVTVAAAVTAAATVMPVISVGSTMYQQHTMAGPAMAHTHTQGLHPYTTLQTHIPCNPQYIGHTIQHMPRPAVFPVPGSAYPQGVHPAFIGAQYPYSVTTPSLAATAVSFPGVPVPSMTQIAVHPYHSETGLSLSSNVARMLALEMLGRRAHNDHPNNFSRSPPYTEDVKWLLGLAAKLGVNYVHQFCVGAAKGVLSPFVLQEIIMEALQRLNPAHVHNHLRTPAFHQLVQRCQQAYLQYIHHRLIHLTPADYDDFVNAIRSARSAFCLTPMGMMQFNDILQNLKRSKQTKELWQRVSLEMTTFSP, encoded by the exons GTTTCCATCTGAGTGCCACTGTGGTACCCCCACAGATGGTGCCACCCAAAGGTGCATACAACGTGGCGGTGATGTTTGATCGATGCAGGATCACATCGTGCAGCTGTACCTGCGGAGCTGGGGCCAAGTGGTGTGCTCACGTCGTGGCGCTCTGCCTCTTCCGGATACACAAT gcaTCTGCGGTATGCTTACGAGCACCTGTTTCTGAGTCCTTGTCTCGGCTGCAAAGAGACCAATTGCAAAAATTTGCTCAGTACCTAATCAGTGAACTTCCACAACAG ATTCTTCCAACTGCTCAGCGCTTGCTGGATGAGCTGCTATCCTCTCAGTCTACTGCCATCAACACAGTGTGTGGAGCCCCAG ATCCCACTGCTGGACCCTCTGCATCAGATCAAAGCACCTGGTACTTAGATGAATCTACTCTGAGTGACAACATAAAGAAAACCCTTCATAAATTCTGTGGACCCTCTCCTGTTGTTTTCAG TGACGTGAATTCAATGTATCTCTCTTCCACGGagccaccagctgctgctgagtggGCCTGTCTCCTGCGTCCCCTGCGAGGAAGAGAGCCTGAAGGAATCTGGAACCTGCTTTCCATTGTGCGGGAGATGTTCAAGAGGCGGGATAGCAATGCAGCTCCTTTGCTGGAGATTCTGACTGACCAGTGTCTCAACTATGAGCAG ATAACCGGGTGGTGGTACAGTGTGCGAACATCTGCATCACACAGCAGTGCTAGTGGGCACACAGGACGCAGCAATGGCCAGTCAGAAGTAGCTGCTCATGCCTGTGCAAGTATGTGTGATGAGATGGTGGTTCTTTGGAGGCTGGCTGTCCTTGACCCGACTATTAGTCCACAGAG GCGCAGGGACCTTTGCTCACAGCTCAGGCAGTGGCAGCTGAAAGTCATAGATAATGTTAAGAGGGGTCAGCACAAGAAGTCACTGGAGAAGCTCTTCCAGGGTTTCAAGCCAGCTGTGGAAGCCTGTTACTTCAACTGGGAGGAAGCTTATCCCATTCCAGGGATCACATATAGCAGCACTGACAAGAAGAACTCATTCTGTTGGGTAAAGGCCAtccagcagaggagctgccgGTTGCAGTGTGCAGAAACTGCCTGTGAGGCTGGTAGAACCCATGGACAGGAGCCTGGGGGACCATGTCTGCAACCTGGGGACAGGCTGCGTCCCTCTCCCCAGGAGCCAGCAGTTCGTCCGAAGGAACTTACTGGAAAGCGGAAAGTTGTCTCTGAAACGCCGCAGAGGGTTCTGAGACGACTTTCAGCAGAAGGTGATAAAGCTGTGTATAAGACTGCAGTGGGCAAAGCGAAGTTGCCAGTGAGCAAAGGCTTGACCAGTAAACATAGTGGGAAACGCCGCATGAGCAGTGAAGACAGCTCTCTGGAGCCGGACTTGGCAGAGATGAGCCTGGATGACAGCAGCTTGGCTCTGGGGGCAGAAGCCAGCAACACGTTTAGTTTTACAGAAAGCCCACTGAGCAGGAGCTACAGGGACACCTTTGAGGAGGATGGTGGGGTGTACTTCTCTGAGGGACCTGAGCCCAGTGTCAGGAGCAGTTCCATGGCCAAGAAATCGCCCAAGGATCCTGTTGGAGAAATGGGTAGTGGTGATGACGACCTGCCTTCCGCAGATGAGAACAGTGGTGGTGTGAGCCTGAAGCCGGAAGAAGTGGGAGAGAATGGTGCAGCAGGGGGAGGGGAtgatggagaagaggaagatgatTACCAGGTATACTATCTGAATCCACAAGAGGTAGCCAAGGAAGATGATGAGAAAGCTGAAGGGGGAAATGAAGAGGAGCAGGATATATTTGCTGGTATAAAGCCTCTGGAGCAGGAGAACCGGATGGAG ATCCTGTTTGCCTGTGCAGAGGCCCTGTATGCACATGGATACAGTAATGAAGCTTGCCGCTTAACCGTAGAGCTCGCCAGGGACCTACTGGCCAACCCTCCAGATCTCAAAGTGGAGCAGCCACCAACTAAG GGCAAAAAGAACAAGGTATCAACCAGCAAGCAGACTTGGATGGCAACCAACACCTTGTCTaaagctgctttcctgctgACTGTGTTGAGTGAGCGGCTAGAGTACCACAACCTGGCCTTCCGAATAGGAATGTTTGctctggagctgcagagacCACCTGCCTCTACAAAGGCTCTGGAG GTGAAGCTGGCATATCAGGAGTCTGAGATTGTAGCCCTCTTGAAGAAGATTCCTTTGGGCACTAATGAGATGAACACTATTCGAGGAAGAGCTGAAGAACTGAGAGAAGGGACATTATGTGATTACCGTCCTGTCCTGCCGCTGATGTTGGCTAGCTTTATATTTGACGTCCTGTGCACTCCAG TGGTTTCTCCTACAGGCTCTAGACCCCCAAGCCGTAATTGGAATAATGAAATGCCTGGAGACGAAGAGCTTGGTTTTGAggcagctgttgctgctcttg GCATGAAAACAACTGTCAGTGAAGCAGAACATCCTCTGTTGTGTGAAGGCACCCGAAGGGAGAAAGGGGATCTGGCACTAGCCCTGATGATTACTTACAAGGATGATCAGTCTAAGCTGAAGAAG ATTTTAGACAAACTCCTAGACAGAGAGAGTCAAACTCACAAACCACAGACTCTGAGTTCGTTCTACTCATCCAGCAAGCCTACAGTAGCAAATCAAAAATCTCCTTCCAAACACGCTGCCCAGTCCACTGCAGCAATCCAGCAGCTTCCAGGGACTTCTGTCACTCAGCAAGCTGCTGTAAGCACTGCAGTCCAGAGCAGTCCTGAGAACTTCGTGGAGAAGAGTGCACAGG AGAGCTCTCAGAGGTCCCCCTGTGAGCCAGCTGTGGAGTCCACTGTCTTGAAACAAGAGGGAAAGGTCCCCAGTCGTCTGGCCCTTGGAAACCGAGGTGGATACAATGGGAGATGCTGGGGTTCACCTGTcaggcagaagaagaaacacacaG GTATGGCTAGTATTGACAGCAGTGCTCCTGAAACCACCTCTGACAGTTCTCCAACACTCAGTCGGCGTCCGCTACGTGGGGGATGGGCAACAACATCCTGGGGCAGAGGACAGGACAGTGACAGCATCAGCAGTTCTTCAAGCGATTCGCTGGGATCTTCCTCTTCCAGTGGCAGTAGGAGAGCTAGTGGGGGAGCCCGTGCAAAGACTGTGGAAGTTGGCAG ATATAAAGGGAGGCGGTTGGAGAGCCATGCTCCTCATGTCCCAAACCAGCCCTCAGAAGCAGCTGCTCACTTCTACTTTGAACTGGCCAAGACAGTCCTTATCAAAGCAGGTGGAAACAGCAGTACCTCCATCTTCACCCACCCTTCCTCCAGTGGTGGGCACCAGGGACCACACCGCAACCTTCACCTCTGCGCCTTCGAGATTGGGCTGTATGCACTAGGGCTGCACAACTTTGTGTCTCCCAACTGGCTCTCTCGAACTTACTCCTCCCATGTCTCTTGGATCACAG GGCAGGCCATGGAGATTGGTAGCGCAGCCTTGAACATCTTGGTGGAGTGTTGGGATGGACATCTGACTCCCCCGGAGGTGGCATCGTTGGCAGACAGAGCTTCACGGGCCAGAGACTCCAACATGGTGCGGGCTGCTGCTGAACTGGCACTCAGCTGCCTGCCCCATGCCCATGCCCTGAACCCAAATGAGATCCAGAGGGCTCTGGTGCAGTGTAAGGAACAG GACAATCTGATGCTGGAAAAGGCCTGTATGGCAGTAGAAGAGGCAGCCAaaggaggtggtgtgtacccAGAAGTCCTCTTTGAAGTAGCTCACCAGTGGTACTGGCTTTATGAACAGACTGTTGGTGGGACCCCAGCGCAGAGAGAAGGTGCCACTGGCTGCAGTGCCAGTGGTGCGCGGGCTGCCTCTGAAGCAGCACGTGGGTTGACAGACAACCGGGTGACCTCTGAGCCGACCACTGTTACAGTGGCAGCTGCGGTAACGGCAGCAGCAACAGTCATGCCGGTGATCTCTGTGGGGTCGACTATGTATCAGCAGCATACAATGGCAGGGCCGGCAATggcacatacacacacgcaaGGCCTCCACCCTTACACCACCCTTCAGACTCACATCCCCTGTAATCCCCAGTATATTGGACACACTATCCAGCACATGCCGCGCCCAGCTGTCTTCCCGGTGCCTGGCTCAGCGTACCCGCAG ggtGTCCATCCAGCATTCATAGGAGCACAGTACCCTTATTCGGTAACAACACCATCATTGGCAGCTACGGCAGTGTCATTCCCTGGTGTGCCGGTCCCATCCATGACACAGATTGCGGTGCATCCCTATCACAGTGAGACAGGACTGTCGCTGTCTTCCAATGTAGCGA GGATGCTGGCTCTGGAGATGCTTGGCCGAAGAGCTCACAACGACCATCCCAACAACTTCTCCCGCAGCCCACCCTACACAGAGGATGTAAAATGGCTCCTTGGGTTAGCTGCAAAGTTAG GTGTAAACTACGTGCATCAGTTTTGTGTTGGTGCAGCCAAGGGTGTGCTGAGCCCTTTTGTGCTCCAGGAGATCATCATGGAAGCTCTGCAGAGGCTCAACCCTGCCCATGTGCACAACCACCTGCGCACCCCAGCCTTCCACCAGCTGGTGCAGAGGTGCCAGCAGGCCTACTTGCAG TACATCCATCATCGGCTGATCCATCTCACTCCAGCTGACTACGATGACTTTGTGAATGCCATCCGCAGCGCCAGAAGCGCCTTCTGCCTGACTCCCATGGGCATGATGCAGTTTAATGATATTCTCCAGAACCTAAAGCGCAGCAAGCAGACAAAGGAGCTGTGGCAAAGGGTCTCTCTGGAAATGACCACCTTCTCGCCGTGA